A window of the Heptranchias perlo isolate sHepPer1 chromosome 37, sHepPer1.hap1, whole genome shotgun sequence genome harbors these coding sequences:
- the LOC137304456 gene encoding calreticulin-like, translated as MKTRLLLCLLVALAAADPTVHFKEEFPDGDAWTQRWAESKHKSDYGNFKLTAGKFYGDAEKDKGLQTSQDARFYAMSARFEPFSNEGKTLVVQFTVKHEQTIDCGGGYVKIFPSSLDQSDMHGDSNYNIMFGPDICGPGTKKVHVIFNYKGKNHLISKDVRCKDDEFTHLYTLIVRPDNTYEVKIDNQKVESGSLEEDWDFLPAKKIKDPEAKKPEDWDERSKIDDPEDKKPEDWEKPEHIPDPDAKKPEDWDDEMDGEWEPPMIQNSEYKGEWKPRQIDNPDYKGKWIHPEIDNPEYTPDPNLYSYKDISVIGLDLWQVKSGTIFDNFLITDDEKYAEEVGVETWGATKDPEKKMKEQQDEEERKKREEEEKKDKEEGDEGDEEEDEEEKEEKEDDEDEEEDDDETDPAPKDEL; from the exons ATGAAAACTAGGTTGCTGCTTTGCCTGCTAGTTGCTTTGGCAGCTGCAGATCCAACAGTTCATTTTAAGGAGGAATTTCCTGATGGAG ATGCGTGGACACAGCGATGGGCAGAATCGAAGCACAAATCCGATTATGGAAACTTCAAGCTGACTGCTGGCAAATTTTACGGTGATGCAGAGAAAGATAAAG GACTCCAGACAAGCCAGGATGCCAGATTCTATGCGATGTCTGCAAGGTTTGAACCCTTCAGCAATGAAGGGAAGACCCTTGTTGTTCAATTCACAGTAAAGCATGAGCAGACCATCGACTGCGGAGGTGGCTACGTGAAGATTTTTCCATCGAGCCTTGATCAGTCTGATATGCATGGAGACTCCAACTACAATATTATGTTTG GTCCTGACATTTGTGGCCCAGGAACCAAGAAAGTCCATGTAATTTTCAATTACAAAGGAAAGAATCACTTGATTTCCAAGGATGTTCGTTGCAAA GATGATGAATTCACACATCTCTACACCCTCATAGTCCGCCCAGACAATACCTATGAAGTAAAAATTGACAACCAAAAAGTTGAGTCAGGCAGTTTGGAAGAAGACTGGGACTTCCTCCCAGCAAAGAAAATCAAGGATCCAGAAGCCAAGAAACCTGAAGACTGGGATGAACGTTCAAAGATCGATGATCCAGAGGACAAAAAACCTGAA GACTGGGAGAAACCTGAGCACATTCCTGACCCTGATGCCAAGAAACCTGAAGACTGGGATGATGAGATGGATGGTGAATGGGAGCCACCAATGATTCAGAACTCAGAATACAAG GGTGAATGGAAACCACGTCAGATTGATAATCCAGACTACAAGGGAAAATGGATTCACCCTGAAATTGATAACCCTGAGTACACACCAGACCCCAACCTTTACAGCTACAAGGATATTAGTGTGATTGGATTAGATTTGTGGCAG GTCAAATCTGGGACAATATTTGACAACTTCCTGATCACAGATGATGAAAAATATGCTGAAGAAGTTGGAGTGGAAACCTGGGGAGCAACTAAG GATCCAGAAAAGAAaatgaaggaacagcaggatGAAGAGGAGCGGAAGAagcgggaggaggaagagaagaaggataaggaggagggtgatgagggtgatgaggaagaggacgaggaagagaaagaagaaaaagaggaTGATGAGGACGAGGAAGAAGACGACGATGAAACGGATCCTGCTCCAAAGGATGAGTTATAA